The genome window TTGACATTAAAACGGGTAAATGTTGGACCACCATGAAAACACAACAAAGTGCAAAGCCCCTTTCATACGTTCATCATTAAGATAGGGTGTCTTGTTTTAGCCCCAGCAATCCGCCTTGGGGTTTTCCAAAGGTCCATTCATGTTCCTAACGTCATATGATAACCCTAGCTAGCTGTAATTGGTAATTTCTAGTGTCGTGATAAAGACAACATTGATGTGAATTCATACTAGAtaacaaatgaaataaataaatgtgacaTAAGAATAATTGTATAGAgcaaattgttttaatttgttatagtAGCTAAACTTGGACCAAGATGATTCCCGTATTATTTTGTATGTAGGCTATAAATATGAGGTTCATAACAAAGCAATTGCTTACTATATCTATAGTTCATCAACGTAACAACTAACTATGAGTCTTTCAGGCGTAATAATATTTATAGACAAGTGTAATGAATTGAGTTTTTCGAATGAGTTGATAATTAATATCCCTATACGATTTTGGTGGACTAAGACTTTCAAAATGAACCGAGCTACCTGAATCTATTAAGACAAACTGAGTTGAGTCCAACATAAGTGGGTCATGCATAATTACTCGAATGTCCTCTCACATAAACTTTCTTAACTCTCATGACACTCAGCTTCGTTGGGGATCCTTGAACTCATTCCAAACACAATTAGTCAATTACCTTGGAACACAGGATGCACAAGAGAGTTCATCACAATATTTTGCTCCTAAGAGCATCCCCATAAAAGTTTCTGGTGTGATTTTTTTAAGAAGAAAGACTTATGTGGAGAAAATAGTAGGAAGAGGAGATCAAGATAAGCTTTTAAGTCTTTGTAGGATGAGAGGTTTTTAGACTGAGCATGTGGGGCTAACATGGAGAAATGATATCATTTGTTCATGAGTTTAGAGCACCTATCGCGTCAACTGGGCGCATAAAAGTTTATGTTCtaattttttgtcaatttttttttttgtctctcatcttttctcttttctaatcatatttatataaaaaaaaattcaaaaaattaagaTAAGTTGATAATCTAACCACGTTGCTTtagataaaattttatcttgatAGTATTATGATAATATTCTACACTTTTCCAAGAATCGGAGCAGAAGTGTCAGCAATGCATGATCAAACCCTAGATTTGTATTCCCCAAGCACTTGAAGGGTAGACCAGTGATGTGGGTCATTACAAGATTACGTATTGTATTATACATCTTAATAAATCCAACTTTCCATTTTAGTATATGCATTGCAACAGGGAAAAAAAGGGGAAACCTACAGTGTGAACTGAGTGATGGACAGGTGCAGATTCGTCATTTCACCCCCACCCACATCCAATAATTTTCCCCAATTCCCTTTCAAGGGAAGTGATGTTACCCAACACCATCTACCAATAAGAGATTGCTTTTTTGCTAATCCCAAAACAGGATAACTTAATCCTCAAATCAAACCCCCACCCAACATCATTCTACACACAAACCCACAATATACTAATCCTTAATTCCTTATTATAGTATATAATCTCCACACATGTACATCAAGATTGTGGCTTTATTTAGGGTTTCCAAAGAAATTCCCAATTAAAAATTCAGGATAATTCGAGTTTAATTTTTACAAGTGATAGTTTTTCTTAGACCAGTTCATATGCCTCTCAGAGCGAGTGGGAATTAGTTGGATGAACTCAAACTGTTAAACAGACGACCCAAAACGCCCCATGagttcacacacacacaaagtcaAAATTATTATCTGAAAGTTTACATACATTCAATAAATTTTacattactccgtataattttagCCAGTAAGAGATTCTAAAGAGGTAAACCATTCAatctaagttgttcaaaattgaatgaAACCAGGAAATAAATAGATTACTCTCTtacgaaaaattaaaatttaaaattttatgattactAAGTTAGCAATTTGATTAAACTTGTTAAAGATTGTATCAAGATTGTGACTTTAGTTACATTTTAGCATGCCCATCATTGGTAAATTGCAGAAACCAAACACACTTAACGTAAACATACAGTGATTTAAAGTTTTGAAGAAACCTAGGATGTATGTATTTGCAGCTAATGATTACATTTGGTATAATCTGTGATGCTAATGCAGGTTGGACCACTTAAGAAATCTGTTTGATTAAGGAAACTCAGATAAGATCTTAAAACATAAAGAAATTAGATTGCTGAAGAATGTTGTTTCTGTCGTGATCAGATAAGCAGGTTTAGCAGTGATAATCATTCAGATCAGAGAAGAAGATAATAGAACAGTGAACAAAAGGTTAATTAATTAGAGTAGAAGTACACTAATCTAATAAGCAGAAAAGctaataagaaattaagaacTAATAAGAGCTAATAAGAAAGAAAAGCTAGTGTTTTTAATCCATGGATCCATGGCGGATCAAGAAGAATAGAAAGATCCATTAGTGGCGGTGAGAGCGGTAGAAACAGTGCGGCTGTTGTTTTCGTTCTTGACGTCGAATTGacaggcggcggcggcggtaaCTAAATCGAAATCGCCGCCGtccgcggcggcggcggcagcgGCAGCGGAGGGCGGTTGATCTTTCTTGCCGGCGGTGTTCTTGTTGTTGTGCATCCATACTTTAAGAACTCCTCTTTCTACGCCGATTTTTGCGCAGAATTCGTTGATGAGATCTTCGTCTCGCTTCAGAATCTTCCACCCGATTTTATCGGCGAACTCCAACATTTTGTCTTTCTGATCTTGGGTGAATTTCGTTCGGAACCGTTTTCTGCCGTTAGGATTTGACGGAGGAGTGACGGAGGTGTGGTTGGCGGTGACGGAATCCGTTTGTAGCGCGGACAGGCCCGTGCCGAGGGCGAGAAGCACGTGAGGCGCCGCGGAGGGGTAATACGCCGAGGAGATCGGCGGCGGGGACGAGGAATTGGGGCTGCTATGGCACCCGgcctgcggcggcggcggcggagggtggtggcggtggtgcgGCTGGTACTCAAGCGCCGCCACCGCCTCGTGCGGGGAACGCGCCTCCTCCGGCGGCTCACGGCGGTGGAAATTGCGGTGACACCCACACGCGGCGCATTTTAAGGATGTCGGGTCCGCCGGGTTGGCCGTTGGCGAAGCCATGAATTCCCCACACCCATCCACCGCGTGCCCCCCAAGCGCCGCCGCGTGATTCTTCAAACATTCCCTGTAGTGCACCACCACCGCGTGGTGCCCGTTGCTCCCAAACCCACCGCCGTAACGCGCGTGGTTCAGCCGCTTCAACACCCCGTTGCTACTGTACGACAACGGCTTCGCCGGATAAATCCGCGCCGCCGCCGTCGGCGTCTCCGAGTCCGCCTCCGGCGTCTTCACGGCGGTGTTGCAGCTGCTATTTATCTCCATGCCTAAAAAAAccttaaataaaaaacaacttTCCCAGTTTCCTAGTTTTCCCCTAATCTCTTACTAGGTTAATCCGATGAACATAGGGCCAAGATTTCACAGAAACATCTTATCCACGGCTGTGGGGGGCCGATTGAGAGGATGAAGCTAACAACTAGAGTGAGTGAGTGATGGGGTTGTTTTGGAATTACgtttgatgaagatgaagataaaaCGGGGTTGAGGGATATATGGTTTGTAGTATATGGGATTAACAATAAAACACATTTTATTAATTCCTTAAAAATTCTTAAATTCCTAtgataatcaataatcaatccTTCATGGGTAAACCTTGTACCCGCAACCGCAGCTGTGTCCTGGCCCCACCTCACTTGCTCTGTCTTCTGTCATGTGTGTCataattacacatttacactGCTACTCAACCCACTTTAAATATATTGTGGGGATTTCTTGCCGCTAGTAACATCCGGTACAATCgagtatattattatttcaacccaataaaaaaaagtagtatattatattatgtacagAAGTTTATATTGTTGATCGGtactgttgagcatataatatataaacgtaaatgtgtaatttaactatcaatttaaatttttaattgagataGAACGCatacttcaatttggtatcagagtcattATAGTTTATGTGTTGATTGGAGCctatcaacattttttttggaaacccataattgtatttttttagttgtactatattaaatataaatattatttgtaatcATACTCGATACAATTATAAAATGATTAGTAGTTGTGTCTGATGTTGATGTTATGATCAATAGATTAAGGTTTGAACAAACGTAACATTGTTAAAGTAGTAAAAAGAATTTGAGGGATGGAGaaaaacttgtatatatatataataatattgattatattgttGTCACTTTTGGcattttccttccttctttGATTTTATACTTATATAAGTCATAAATGTCAAGAGAAATCGGATCCTTAAAAATATGTTAGTATACAAATTTGGTAGATTTAGATTTTTCTTAACAAACGCCTAACTTTATTGAGTATCAAGATTCTCCAAATTTTTCATAACCAAACTCAAAGCTGCCTTATGTTCCATGTCATTTCACCCTAGACCTAAAGCTCTCACCTGCTGGAGGGCCTTGTCTATACAACTATATTATAGCATCATAAACAGTTTGtggttttgaaaagtttttgcAAGTGTGACTATgaaagagaaaaaggaaaaattttgccaacaaaaaaaaaaaaaaaagaaagaatttacTTGCCCAGGAGCATGTGTGGGTGCAAGAGTTGCGCGGAACACGCGATTCTTACGCACATTCTTCTCCACACGAACCCCACGTTTTCAGACAGAAAACCCCATCTCGTACAAGAATCTCACTCATTCCCTCTATTCACCCTCTCTCCTCATCatctttcttttctcaaaaaccaCATAAAAAATCTCGAATGATCTTAGACTAAGGTCCAAAATCTACCATGGTCGAGCTCGAAGACTCCTCTTTGAACCTGCCCAGTACTCAATACTTGATACAAATAGTATTGGTATCAATAATTgagaaattatttattttttgttagtcAATTATCTCTTCTTCGTTCATTTTATacaacaaataaagaaaaaatttaaattacccAATTACAAAAACTAATCAAATAATCATTCAATCACATCATATCGCTTaaacttgttttttttaaaaaggaaaaaaaaaatgactgaCAAATGTAACTACTATAGTATTAGTTTCAAAGGATGTTTGATAGCCATGTATATATGCcgacttattttctttattagtaCGATATCTGCAGTCTTGACTTTCGAGATATCGCAGACTAGCTTATTACCAACCATTATTTCAACTTAGATCACAAGGTTGGCCGCTAATCTTCATTAATTGACTCGAATTTGAAGAAGACAAAACTCAACGCAGGCAACTACAGAAATCTGCCGACCCTTAATTTCTGCTAATTTTCCCCATGATTAAGGCTTAGACCAAACTTCTCACCTTTGATTATTGACCTGACAATTGACAAGGCATCCCATTCACCACATGCAGTGTATACAATTTCTCTAATCCCATCATATATACCTAGCTTCCCTACTACTACCCTAATTGATTTAGTCACCCCAACCCATCTCCTTAAGCATAACTCAATAATATAAAggttgccaatgaccttgtggtctagtgtcaCCTGGTTGCATTTCCATATGgaaggagtgggttcgagcctcaggtGATGCTGACTCtctgtgcttcagtaggttgagaaagtagttataagtagatactacattgtagcaGAGTCAGAATCAGATATGTCTCAATAACTTTGACGATGGATAATGAGAACAAGACATTACAATGTATGTATACGATTTCTCTAATCCCATCATAGCccctacattgtaacagagtcagaaTCAGATATGTCTCAATAACGTTGACGACGGATCATGAGAACAAGACATTACAATGAATGTATACGATTTCTCTAATCACATCATAGCTAACAGGCTTCCCTACTACTACCATCCCTCGAAGCATAACTCGACGATATAAAAGTCGGGACAAGATAAGTCTTAGCGATGTTGGCAACTGCAAAGTGATACTTCTATTTTTGCTTGATAACATGTTTGGGGTTCGGTTACAATCCAAAACCCTGTCTCTTGAAGATATAGTGAtgatatataagtaaataatgtTGCACATTCGATTtgagctatagcttttgacaTAGTAATATAAGGTTACTGGTGGGTATTATTGTAACAAATTCTTGATATCTAATACGATGAAAGCGGTTTAAAAATCTCCTCTACAAGATCTTAAGAATAAAACATTATAAAGTTTTTGAGATTGGGGTTATGAGAAGTGACAAGTGTTAGCACTTTttagtcttctttttttttttaaaaaaattttttaaaagttggcAAGTTATGAAGCAAGGTAAGCAATCAGTGATGGAACATTGAAAGCTCATCTgcctttttatatatttttgtttgttccttcttcttcttgagcTAGTGATTAATTGCTTACCTTATAAAAAAttcctttattaaaaaaacgaGTTAAACTTATATAAGTGACATGACGATTGACGAGagtatataattaagaaatatatgaataatataaGAGTTAATAATTAGAAATGACTTAACATATTGTAGTAAAGTCAAATcatattggaaaaaaaaaaaagaagagaggaaTGGACCAAACAAATGAGTGAGGTCACTGGGCCATTGGAAACTGTAAATTTATATGCTAAGCACAATCGAAAGAGAAGAGAATCAAATTTAAGTGTCAGTGGATGCATAGTGTGCACTTTGGAGTTTAGTTAGATTGGGTTGAGGTCTTAGGCCTATAGGGTAATACCATAAATGGGCAAAAGATTTGTATTTCACATGCAAAAGTTTCTCCAACCTCTACCATTTGCTAGGGGCTGGCTACAATGGTAGGCAAATAatctttaaattttgtatatgtaattgacacattttctATCTGCAGTTTGCAGTTGacagtttttgtacatgtaactaacatattatgtgttagcaattatcaaattatttgtttacatgtacagaaattgttaactgtaaatacataatatgttaattaaaggtacaaaatttttgtatcagggtttataatataatattaaccccatgatataacaattgataatGGTAGGCAGTAGGCTTAGTTATATTTATTGAGAAATGAATTCATATATTGAATGATAAGATGTGACTAAGATACAGAATTGGGCTGGGCTTTGTCTGTGAAGAAATAGAAGCCGATTTGGGCTGCAGAACTAGTCCAGCCCACTCAGTTGAGGTGATCCGATTTGGACTCACTGATTTTGGAACACCAGAATTtagaagctatatatatatacacacacattacATGCTTTACCAATCCATAAAATCAAGAACAATGTTCAACATTCTCGATTGAcccattatttaaaaattttatggtGTGCTTACCTGGTTTGTAGGCTATTACACAAGAGTACACATTACATGTAGTGGCTGAAAGAATAGTATACATGCCAACAACTTCTAATGTCACGAATTCGACTATTGCCAACACCATTTCTGTCTCACATAGAGTCTATTTTCTTTGTGCAATTTACCCCTCTTATTACATAAGAAAGTGATTTtctcaatgtacatttttaagtaataattttttgttgaacTCGTCACACATGGTCTTCATAGTGTGATTTATCTTTGCTATATGATTTCTTAACTATTCTATAATTTCCCAACTATTATATAACAAGGTGTTTGGTGGGAGAAAGGAATTAGGGAGCAAAGTAATTGCAATTCGGTGAGAAAATAATAAGacaatggaataaaataagaatttaaattacattgtcTGGTAAGGAGAAATAGAATTATTGAGAATGATAATGAAAAAAGtggtataaaaattaaaatgtcgttgtataataataataataataataataataataattgtttgttttatcAACCACGGATGGTCGATCGGCAGACCAACACCACCGGAAAATTGCTTAAGTGTTTAGTACGGAATTAGAGCAGCGTTTAGGCTCtcttgtattatgaattgcTTGATTGTCATCTAATGTCTTCTTTTAATGTAGCTTTGACCACCCGTTATTCATAtcccatcaataataataatatgaaattataattccCTTCAATTAAACACGATAATTAGGGTGGCTAAAGAATTGTGGTGAAATTATAATGCAATTCATGGCAACTAAATAGCTTGTAAATGCGGATGCcgaccaaaaaaaaatgtccGACATGCTATTCGTCTTCCTCCCATCGAAGCGGACAACACACTGCATTTTGCCATTATGATAGCagccataataataataataataataataataataataacacccAAACATTAAAAACGTGACTAAGAAGGAAGATGGGTTGTGAGTAGaaacattttaatataatgatgaTAATGTAGAATGCTTATTGTGACATTAGCgcgtttaatttgatatttatgtgtAATATAATAGGTAAAAATGGCTCAATCATATTTTagaacaataaaatatttaatttttataaatataatactttattcaATTACGCATGCATGATCATAATTACACGTATTTC of Ipomoea triloba cultivar NCNSP0323 chromosome 3, ASM357664v1 contains these proteins:
- the LOC116012638 gene encoding zinc-finger homeodomain protein 9-like — protein: MEINSSCNTAVKTPEADSETPTAAARIYPAKPLSYSSNGVLKRLNHARYGGGFGSNGHHAVVVHYRECLKNHAAALGGHAVDGCGEFMASPTANPADPTSLKCAACGCHRNFHRREPPEEARSPHEAVAALEYQPHHRHHPPPPPPQAGCHSSPNSSSPPPISSAYYPSAAPHVLLALGTGLSALQTDSVTANHTSVTPPSNPNGRKRFRTKFTQDQKDKMLEFADKIGWKILKRDEDLINEFCAKIGVERGVLKVWMHNNKNTAGKKDQPPSAAAAAAAADGGDFDLVTAAAACQFDVKNENNSRTVSTALTATNGSFYSS